A stretch of DNA from Actinomycetes bacterium:
ACCACCAGCCGCTCGGCGATCTCCTCGTTGGCCAGCCCCTCGGCCACCAACACCACCACCTCACGCTCCCGCTCGGTGAGCGCGCGCACGCCCGGGTGCGGCGCCGGCCGGCGCGCCCGCCTGGCC
This window harbors:
- a CDS encoding LuxR C-terminal-related transcriptional regulator, which codes for ARRARRPAPHPGVRALTEREREVVVLVAEGLANEEIAERLVVSPATARTHVSRAMGKLGAHDRAQLVVVAFQAGLAAPDAR